A single bacterium DNA region contains:
- a CDS encoding CBS domain-containing protein yields MLVGKRMTRNPKTVSPDDPLSFAAGILREHRFHHLPVVEGGKLVGVLSDTDLRNASFASTPPEGGRGPAGDRRVREEMRTEVWSVTPEDSVEDALLILTREKFGALPVLSGDRLVGIITRTDLLNAFVDLLDVNEVCFCVDVTFPRNMARFEELIAVFAAMGVEVRSVLIAPQGEIGALNAHLRVATIDGPAVRRALREHGFMISEQVSRL; encoded by the coding sequence TCTCGTTCGCCGCGGGGATCCTTCGGGAGCACCGGTTCCACCATCTTCCGGTGGTCGAGGGCGGGAAACTGGTCGGGGTCCTGTCCGACACGGACCTGCGGAACGCCTCGTTCGCCTCGACGCCCCCGGAAGGGGGCAGGGGACCGGCGGGGGACCGCCGGGTCCGCGAGGAGATGCGGACGGAGGTCTGGTCCGTCACCCCCGAGGATTCGGTCGAGGACGCGCTCCTCATCCTCACCCGGGAAAAGTTCGGCGCACTCCCGGTCCTCTCCGGGGACCGCCTCGTCGGGATCATCACGAGAACGGACCTGCTGAACGCCTTCGTCGACCTCCTCGACGTGAACGAGGTCTGCTTCTGCGTCGACGTCACCTTCCCCCGGAACATGGCCCGGTTCGAGGAGCTGATCGCGGTCTTCGCCGCGATGGGCGTCGAGGTCCGCAGCGTCCTGATCGCGCCGCAGGGCGAGATCGGGGCGTTGAACGCCCACCTGCGGGTCGCCACGATCGACGGCCCGGCGGTCCGCCGGGCGCTCCGCGAACACGGGTTCATGATCTCCGAGCAGGTCTCCCGCCTCTGA
- a CDS encoding TerC family protein, whose product MPQSIGTTALWGGFVAFIFIMMAVEIAAVRRNPHDMSMREASIWTVGWVTLALLFGAGIAWRFGRGPAVEYVTGYVIEYALSVDNLFVFILVFKTFGVPPAYQRPVLLWGILGAMVLRAAFILAGAALLSRFDWLLYVFGAFLVYTGGKILSGKDVETHPEHNPVLKLFGKVFPIVRHFGEGKFIVKHRGRWYATALLPVLLVVEATDVVFAVDSIPAIFAVTRDPFIVFTSNVFAILGLRALYFVLKTIMDAFRFLKVGLGLVLVFVGAKMCAENWVHVPAEVSLLVVVTLLGASVAASLLWPEKAGAGDEPGTVDEPVPVDEKTAGGDGTDGTGDDKMNRRNPGDHP is encoded by the coding sequence TTGCCGCAGTCGATCGGCACGACCGCCCTTTGGGGCGGATTCGTCGCGTTCATATTTATCATGATGGCCGTCGAGATCGCGGCGGTCCGGAGGAACCCGCACGACATGTCGATGCGGGAGGCCTCCATCTGGACCGTCGGGTGGGTCACCCTTGCGCTTCTCTTCGGCGCGGGGATCGCGTGGCGCTTCGGACGCGGTCCGGCCGTCGAGTACGTCACCGGGTACGTCATCGAATACGCCCTCTCCGTCGACAACCTGTTCGTCTTCATCCTCGTCTTCAAGACGTTCGGCGTCCCCCCGGCATACCAGCGGCCGGTCCTCCTCTGGGGGATCCTCGGGGCGATGGTCCTGCGGGCCGCCTTTATCCTCGCGGGCGCCGCACTCCTCTCCCGGTTCGACTGGCTGCTCTACGTGTTCGGCGCGTTCCTGGTCTATACCGGGGGAAAGATCCTCTCCGGGAAGGACGTGGAAACCCACCCGGAACATAACCCGGTCCTCAAGCTCTTCGGCAAGGTGTTTCCGATCGTGCGCCACTTCGGCGAGGGCAAATTCATCGTGAAGCACCGCGGGCGGTGGTACGCCACGGCGCTCCTTCCGGTGCTCCTCGTCGTGGAGGCGACCGACGTCGTCTTCGCCGTCGACTCGATCCCGGCGATCTTCGCCGTCACGCGCGACCCGTTCATCGTCTTCACCTCGAACGTCTTCGCGATCCTCGGATTGCGGGCCCTCTACTTCGTCCTCAAGACGATCATGGACGCCTTCCGGTTCCTCAAGGTGGGGCTGGGGCTGGTTCTGGTGTTCGTGGGCGCGAAGATGTGCGCGGAGAACTGGGTGCACGTCCCCGCCGAGGTCTCCCTCCTCGTGGTGGTGACGCTGCTCGGTGCCTCCGTCGCCGCTTCGCTCCTCTGGCCGGAGAAAGCCGGGGCGGGCGACGAACCCGGGACGGTCGACGAACCCGTGCCGGTCGACGAAAAAACGGCGGGCGGGGACGGGACGGATGGGACCGGCGATGATAAGATGAACCGTCGAAATCCCGGTGACCATCCATAG
- a CDS encoding MgtC/SapB family protein, producing the protein MDREWLDILTHLLVATMAGGLIGLERTYHGRPAGFRTHTLVCVASSLLMLVTMYQSRWFTGAPLETVRVDPTRMAQGVMTGIGFLGAGVIMREGLTVRGLTTAASIWITAAIGILAGVGLYSVVLIGSVITIGTLTLLRKAENRMPSQIYANNAIVFRRDNYMSEAEIRELHVINGFSVAKISYRLMEKGSQLEYRMTVRTMDSRNIEKLSKTLLGLTSIVEFNISMAGD; encoded by the coding sequence ATGGACAGGGAATGGCTCGATATCCTCACGCACCTGCTGGTCGCGACGATGGCCGGCGGGCTGATCGGGCTCGAACGCACGTATCATGGCCGCCCGGCCGGGTTCCGGACGCATACCCTGGTGTGCGTCGCCTCGAGCCTGCTCATGCTCGTCACGATGTACCAGTCCCGGTGGTTTACCGGGGCGCCGCTCGAAACCGTTCGGGTGGACCCGACGCGAATGGCGCAGGGGGTCATGACCGGGATCGGCTTCCTTGGCGCGGGCGTGATCATGCGGGAAGGACTCACCGTGCGAGGGTTGACGACGGCGGCGTCCATCTGGATCACGGCGGCGATCGGGATTCTTGCCGGGGTAGGTCTCTACAGTGTCGTGCTCATCGGTTCCGTGATCACCATCGGGACATTGACGTTATTGCGGAAGGCGGAAAACAGGATGCCTTCGCAGATCTATGCGAACAATGCCATCGTCTTCCGTCGGGACAATTACATGTCCGAGGCGGAAATCAGGGAATTGCATGTAATAAACGGCTTTTCCGTCGCCAAGATCAGCTACCGGCTGATGGAAAAGGGTTCGCAGTTGGAATATCGCATGACCGTGCGTACGATGGACAGCCGGAATATTGAAAAATTGTCGAAAACCCTCCTGGGGTTGACCTCGATCGTAGAATTCAATATTTCGATGGCAGGGGATTGA
- the acnA gene encoding aconitate hydratase AcnA, with translation MHPDTFGTRSSRTVGGHAFGIFRLEALEKRRVGKVARLPFSIKILLENLLRHEDGATVTADDIRALANWSPKEPSDREIAFRPARVLLQDFTGVPALVDLAAMRDAAKRMGGDPKRINPLMPADLVIDHSVQVDRFAAGSAFPDNVAREYGRNGERYAFLRWGKESFRNFRVVPPGTGICHQVNLEYLAPVVFVRKDRTGALAYPDTLVGTDSHTPMINGLGVVGWGVGGIEAEAAMLGQPISMLIPEVVGFKMTGELPVGATATDLVLTVVQMLRKKGVVGKFVEFYGKGLSSLSVADRATISNMSPEYGATIGFFPVDRETLSYLLFTGRDKEQVKLVEAYCKAQGLFRSDETRDPVFSDTLSLDLSTVEPCMAGPRRPQDRVPLKDARDAFRKALSTWGKEARSENGDEGADRWMGEGGCVAEEIRTPGTGAWAPGTTSVRLDKGVYDLHDGSVVIAAITSCTNTSNPSVMIGAGLVAKKAVEMGLRTRPWVKTSLAPGSKVVTRYLDRAGLTPYLQALGFHLVGYGCTTCIGNSGPLPEAIAETIRRGNLVAASVLSGNRNFEGRIHPLCRANYLASPMLVVAYALAGDVDFDPYTEPLGNDKNGKPVFLHEIWPTPGEITEAVRSAVEPEMFRKEYASVFSGDEVWKKLPVPKSECFAWEPSSTYVKNPPFFENLPAEPEAIAEIHGARVLAVLGDSVTTDHISPAGDIAEDGPAGAYLKGNGIPKEEFNSYGSRRGNHEVMMRGTFANIRLKNFLAPGTEGGWTTYPPGGEKATIYDAAMRYAKDGTPLVILAGKEYGSGSSRDWAAKGPRLLGVRAVIAESFERIHRSNLVGMGILPLQFTDGAGRESLGLTGKEIYAIEGIAGEITPRMRVTVRISGEGGERSFPALARIDTPAEVHYYLHGGILPYVLRRLIGKG, from the coding sequence ATGCATCCGGACACTTTTGGGACCCGTTCGAGCAGGACCGTCGGCGGACACGCCTTCGGGATCTTCCGCCTGGAGGCGCTCGAGAAGCGCCGCGTCGGCAAGGTCGCCCGCCTCCCCTTCTCCATCAAGATCCTCCTCGAAAATCTCCTGCGCCACGAGGACGGCGCCACGGTAACGGCGGACGACATCCGGGCCCTCGCGAACTGGTCGCCGAAAGAGCCTTCGGACCGCGAGATCGCCTTCCGTCCGGCCCGGGTGCTCCTGCAGGATTTCACCGGCGTCCCCGCGCTGGTGGACCTGGCGGCGATGCGGGACGCGGCGAAGCGGATGGGCGGGGACCCGAAGCGGATCAATCCGCTGATGCCGGCGGACCTCGTGATCGACCACTCCGTGCAGGTGGACCGGTTCGCCGCGGGGAGCGCGTTCCCCGACAACGTGGCGAGGGAGTACGGGCGCAACGGGGAGCGATACGCCTTCCTTCGCTGGGGGAAGGAGTCGTTCCGCAATTTCCGCGTCGTTCCGCCCGGCACCGGGATCTGCCACCAGGTCAATCTCGAGTACCTCGCCCCCGTCGTCTTCGTGCGGAAGGACCGCACCGGCGCGCTGGCGTACCCCGACACCCTCGTGGGGACCGACTCCCACACGCCGATGATCAACGGGCTGGGCGTGGTGGGGTGGGGCGTGGGAGGGATCGAGGCGGAGGCGGCCATGCTCGGCCAGCCGATCTCGATGCTCATCCCGGAAGTGGTGGGATTCAAGATGACCGGGGAGCTCCCCGTCGGGGCGACCGCGACCGACCTCGTCCTCACCGTCGTCCAGATGCTGCGGAAGAAAGGCGTGGTGGGAAAGTTCGTCGAGTTCTACGGGAAGGGGCTCTCCTCCCTCTCCGTGGCCGACCGGGCGACGATTTCCAACATGTCGCCGGAGTACGGCGCGACGATCGGCTTCTTCCCCGTCGACCGGGAGACGCTCTCCTACCTGCTCTTCACCGGCCGTGACAAGGAACAGGTGAAGCTCGTGGAGGCGTACTGCAAGGCGCAGGGGCTCTTCCGCTCGGACGAGACACGCGACCCGGTCTTCTCCGACACCCTTTCGCTCGACCTTTCCACCGTGGAGCCGTGCATGGCGGGGCCGCGCCGGCCGCAGGACCGCGTGCCGCTGAAGGACGCGAGGGATGCGTTCCGCAAGGCCCTTTCCACGTGGGGGAAGGAGGCGCGGTCGGAAAACGGGGATGAGGGTGCGGACCGATGGATGGGGGAGGGCGGCTGCGTCGCCGAGGAAATTCGCACTCCGGGAACCGGAGCGTGGGCGCCCGGGACGACGTCGGTGCGGCTCGACAAGGGGGTGTACGACCTGCACGACGGCTCTGTGGTGATCGCCGCCATCACGAGCTGCACGAACACCTCCAACCCCTCCGTGATGATCGGCGCGGGGCTGGTGGCGAAGAAGGCCGTCGAAATGGGGCTGCGGACGCGCCCGTGGGTGAAGACGAGCCTCGCCCCGGGGTCGAAGGTGGTGACGCGATACCTCGATCGCGCGGGGCTTACGCCGTACCTGCAGGCGCTCGGGTTCCACCTGGTCGGATACGGCTGCACCACCTGCATCGGAAATTCCGGGCCCCTCCCCGAGGCGATCGCGGAGACGATCCGGCGCGGAAACCTGGTCGCCGCGTCGGTCCTGTCGGGGAACCGGAACTTCGAGGGACGGATCCACCCGCTGTGCCGGGCGAACTACCTGGCCTCCCCGATGCTCGTCGTGGCGTACGCCCTCGCCGGGGACGTCGACTTCGACCCGTACACCGAGCCGCTGGGCAACGACAAGAACGGGAAGCCGGTCTTCCTCCACGAGATCTGGCCGACGCCGGGGGAGATCACCGAGGCGGTGCGGTCCGCGGTCGAGCCGGAGATGTTCCGCAAGGAGTACGCCTCCGTGTTCTCGGGGGACGAGGTTTGGAAAAAACTCCCCGTTCCGAAGTCGGAGTGCTTCGCGTGGGAACCGTCCTCCACCTACGTGAAGAACCCGCCGTTCTTCGAGAACCTGCCGGCGGAGCCGGAGGCGATCGCGGAGATCCACGGGGCGCGGGTCCTGGCGGTCCTCGGGGACTCGGTGACCACCGACCACATCTCCCCCGCCGGCGACATCGCCGAGGACGGCCCCGCGGGCGCGTACCTGAAAGGCAACGGCATCCCGAAGGAGGAGTTCAACTCCTACGGAAGCCGGCGGGGAAACCACGAGGTGATGATGCGGGGCACCTTCGCGAACATCCGGCTGAAGAACTTCCTCGCGCCGGGAACGGAAGGCGGCTGGACGACGTACCCCCCGGGCGGCGAAAAGGCGACGATCTACGATGCGGCGATGCGGTACGCGAAGGATGGGACCCCGCTGGTCATCCTCGCCGGGAAGGAGTACGGGTCCGGGTCGTCGCGCGACTGGGCGGCCAAGGGGCCCCGGTTGCTGGGGGTGCGCGCGGTGATCGCGGAAAGCTTCGAGCGGATCCACCGCAGCAACCTCGTCGGGATGGGGATCCTTCCGCTCCAGTTCACGGACGGCGCCGGTCGGGAGTCCCTCGGCCTTACGGGGAAGGAAATCTATGCCATCGAGGGAATCGCCGGGGAGATCACGCCCCGGATGCGGGTGACGGTGCGCATTTCCGGCGAGGGGGGGGAGCGGTCGTTCCCGGCGCTGGCGCGGATCGACACGCCCGCCGAGGTACATTACTACCTCCACGGCGGCATCCTGCCGTACGTGCTGCGGAGGCTGATCGGGAAGGGGTAA
- a CDS encoding manganese efflux pump MntP family protein has translation MDTLTLLAIAVGLAMDAFAVAIATGIALGTVSGRQTFRLAFHFGLFQFLMPVIGYLAGMTMERYIMGYDHWLAFALLVYIGGKMVYEGGWGGGEEGDGGKDPTRGISLVVLSVATSIDALAVGISLGVLRNGGIVYPGIVIGIVAAAFTAAGLHLGRRLGTVFGKRMEVVGGFVLVAIGVRILLGHIRG, from the coding sequence ATCGACACCCTGACGCTTCTCGCCATCGCGGTGGGACTGGCCATGGACGCCTTCGCCGTGGCGATCGCCACGGGAATCGCGCTGGGGACGGTTTCCGGCCGCCAGACCTTCCGCCTCGCCTTCCACTTCGGCCTGTTCCAGTTCCTGATGCCGGTGATCGGCTACCTCGCGGGGATGACCATGGAGCGGTACATCATGGGATACGATCATTGGCTCGCCTTCGCCCTGCTCGTATACATCGGCGGGAAGATGGTGTACGAAGGCGGTTGGGGGGGCGGCGAGGAGGGGGACGGCGGGAAGGATCCCACGAGGGGGATCTCCCTCGTGGTCCTGTCCGTGGCCACCAGCATCGACGCGCTGGCGGTGGGGATCAGCCTCGGCGTCCTCCGGAACGGGGGGATCGTCTATCCCGGCATCGTGATCGGGATCGTCGCGGCCGCCTTCACCGCCGCGGGACTCCACCTCGGGAGGCGGCTCGGGACGGTCTTCGGCAAGCGGATGGAGGTCGTCGGCGGCTTCGTGCTCGTCGCCATCGGCGTGAGGATCCTGCTCGGCCATATCCGGGGGTGA
- the tkt gene encoding transketolase, producing MRAINTIRFLSVDAVQKAKSGHPGTPMGLAPLSYLLWTKFLRYNPANPDWTGRDRFILSCGHASMLLYSLLHLTGFGVTLDDLRNFRQWGSKTPGHPEAGHTPGVEVTTGPLGQGLGNAVGMAMAARMLAQRFNRPGHEIVSHRIVALCSDGDLMEGVASEAASLAGFHRLGNLVAFYDDNRITIEGSTDLAFREDVAGRFRAYGWNVLNVADGNTDLDGMSAAIEVAFTQRERPTLVIVRTSIGYGSPNKQDTAGAHGAPLGEAEVALAKESLGWPAAPAFLVPDDVLAHFREALARGEKAEKEWRLKFAAYAAAFPALALEWERRTWGDLPEEWAEGIPAFSPEAGAVATRSASGKVLNAIAAKVPELAGGSADLAPSTETLIGGGGEFLPDAEPGGRNVHFGVREHGMGAVLNGMARHGGVIPFGATFFIFSDYMRPSIRLAALMRCRVVYVLTHDSVGVGEDGPTHQPVEHLASLRAMPNLYVVRPADANETAAAWRMALERTAGPTALVLSRQKLPVLPPSSVFRDDNVYRGAYVLEDAGDGSPDVLLIASGSEVSVAMAARKLLAEEGVTARVVSMPCMERFEEQEAGYREAVLPPSVPARVSVEAGSTFGWNRYVGDRGASIGIDRFGASAPAERIFRELGITPEAVRDRAKAVLARVRAEVRI from the coding sequence ATGCGTGCGATCAACACGATCCGGTTCCTTTCGGTCGACGCGGTCCAGAAGGCGAAGTCGGGGCACCCCGGCACGCCGATGGGGCTGGCCCCGCTGTCGTACCTGCTGTGGACGAAGTTCCTGCGATACAACCCGGCGAACCCCGATTGGACGGGGCGCGACCGGTTCATCCTCTCCTGCGGCCACGCCTCCATGCTGCTCTACTCCCTCCTGCACCTGACCGGATTCGGCGTGACCCTCGACGACCTGCGGAATTTCCGCCAATGGGGGAGCAAGACCCCCGGGCACCCGGAGGCGGGGCACACCCCGGGCGTCGAAGTGACCACGGGGCCGCTGGGGCAGGGACTGGGGAACGCCGTCGGGATGGCGATGGCCGCCCGGATGCTGGCGCAGCGGTTCAACCGCCCCGGGCACGAGATCGTCTCCCATCGGATCGTGGCGCTGTGCTCCGACGGCGACCTGATGGAGGGGGTCGCCTCCGAGGCCGCCTCCCTCGCGGGGTTCCACCGGCTCGGCAACCTTGTCGCATTCTACGACGACAACCGGATCACCATCGAGGGATCCACGGACCTCGCTTTCCGGGAGGACGTGGCGGGCCGCTTCCGGGCGTACGGGTGGAACGTGCTGAACGTCGCGGACGGGAACACGGATCTCGACGGTATGTCGGCGGCGATCGAAGTCGCTTTCACGCAGCGGGAGCGACCCACGCTCGTCATCGTCCGCACGAGCATCGGCTACGGCAGCCCCAACAAGCAGGACACCGCGGGCGCCCACGGGGCGCCGCTCGGGGAGGCCGAGGTCGCCCTCGCCAAGGAGAGCCTCGGGTGGCCCGCCGCACCGGCCTTCCTCGTGCCCGACGACGTGCTCGCCCATTTCCGGGAAGCGCTGGCGCGCGGGGAGAAGGCGGAGAAGGAGTGGAGGTTGAAGTTCGCCGCGTACGCCGCCGCGTTCCCGGCGCTCGCCCTCGAATGGGAGCGGCGGACATGGGGCGATCTCCCCGAGGAGTGGGCGGAGGGGATTCCGGCGTTTTCGCCCGAGGCCGGCGCGGTGGCCACCCGGAGCGCGTCCGGCAAGGTGCTGAACGCGATCGCCGCGAAGGTGCCGGAGCTGGCGGGCGGGTCCGCGGACCTGGCCCCCTCGACCGAAACGCTCATCGGGGGCGGGGGAGAGTTCCTGCCCGACGCGGAGCCGGGAGGCCGGAACGTCCATTTCGGGGTGCGCGAGCACGGGATGGGGGCGGTCCTCAACGGGATGGCGCGGCACGGCGGGGTGATCCCGTTCGGCGCCACCTTCTTCATCTTCTCGGACTACATGCGTCCTTCCATCCGCCTGGCCGCGCTGATGAGGTGCCGCGTCGTCTATGTCCTGACGCACGACTCCGTGGGCGTGGGGGAGGACGGCCCGACGCACCAGCCGGTCGAACACCTCGCCTCGCTTCGGGCGATGCCGAACCTTTACGTGGTCCGGCCCGCGGACGCGAACGAGACGGCGGCCGCGTGGCGGATGGCGCTCGAGCGGACCGCGGGTCCCACGGCGCTCGTCCTTTCGCGGCAAAAACTTCCCGTCCTGCCGCCTTCGAGCGTGTTCCGCGACGATAATGTATATCGTGGGGCGTATGTGTTGGAGGACGCTGGGGACGGTTCTCCCGACGTCCTGCTGATCGCCTCGGGATCCGAGGTGTCCGTGGCGATGGCGGCGAGGAAGCTGCTGGCGGAAGAGGGCGTGACGGCGCGGGTCGTGAGCATGCCGTGCATGGAGCGGTTCGAGGAGCAGGAGGCGGGGTACCGGGAGGCGGTGCTCCCGCCGTCGGTTCCCGCGCGCGTCTCCGTGGAGGCGGGTTCGACCTTCGGGTGGAACCGGTACGTGGGGGATCGCGGCGCGTCGATCGGGATCGACCGGTTCGGCGCTTCCGCTCCGGCCGAGCGGATCTTCCGCGAGCTGGGGATCACGCCGGAGGCGGTGCGGGATCGCGCGAAGGCGGTCCTCGCAAGGGTCCGGGCAGAGGTGCGGATATGA